From the genome of Hyperolius riggenbachi isolate aHypRig1 chromosome 9, aHypRig1.pri, whole genome shotgun sequence, one region includes:
- the LOC137532812 gene encoding protein SPMIP1 produces MRDLLTTRNQNCWKEVIEKETLTRMTWKMKYNKEHPNQSQAEPTMKKREIFIPQPVTTLPPLISTPQPLVSRTDQSDHDQMDIMSLAEMRPVTPHTSKLLYDGFSKEGKGRSMYLKTRKQYGPAEKYPHQILSSWDYGWRMGDMMKEFKSPVHGRSRIVKDTFYSRNGVMSEPEATDKML; encoded by the exons ATGAGAGACCTGCTGACAACCAGGAACCAGAATTGCTGGAAAGAGGTCATTGAGAAAGAAACTCTCACTAGGATGACATGGAAAATGAAATACAATAAGGAGCATCCAAATCAGTCCCAAGCAGAACCTACCATGAAGAAGAGAGAGATTTTCATCCCACAACCTGTCACCACTCTTCCTCCTCTTATCAGTACCCCTCAGCCCCTAGTAAGCAGGACTGACCAGTCAGACCATGATCAAATGGATATCATGAGCCTTGCTGAAatgagaccagtcactcctcataCCTCCAAACTCTTATATGATGGCTTCTCCAAGGAGGGCAAGGGAAGGTCCATGTATCTGAAGACAAGAAAGCAGTATGGTCCAGCCGAGAAGTACCCACATCAGATCTTGTCCTCCTGGGATTACGGCTGGAGAATGG GTGACATGATGAAGGAATTCAAGAGTCCAGTCCATGGGCGATCCCGGATAGTGAAAGACACATTTTATAGCAGGAACGGGGTGATGTCTGAGCCAGAAGCCACTGACAAGATGCTGTGA